A portion of the Meriones unguiculatus strain TT.TT164.6M chromosome 14, Bangor_MerUng_6.1, whole genome shotgun sequence genome contains these proteins:
- the Cib1 gene encoding calcium and integrin-binding protein 1 isoform X1 — protein MGGSGSRLSKELLAEYQDLTFLTKQEILLAHRRFCELLPPEHRTMEESLHARVSFEQILSLPELKANPFKERICMVFSTSPTRDSLSFEDFLDLLSVFSDTATPDIKSHYAFRIFDFDDDGTLDRDDLSRLVNCLTGEGEDTRLSASEMKQLIDNILEESDIDRDGTINLSEFQHVISRSPDFASSFKIVL, from the exons ATGGGAGGCTCGGGCAGTCGCCTGTCCAAGGAGCTGCTGGCCGAGTACCAG GACCTGACGTTCCTGACCAAGCAGGAGATTCTCCT GGCCCACCGGCGGTTTTGTGAGTTGCTTCCCCCGGAGCATCGGACCATGGAGGAGTCACTGCACGCCCGAGTGTCATTTGAGCAGATCCTCAGCCTTCCAGAGCTCAAG GCCAACCCGTTCAAGGAGCGAATCTGCATGGTCTTCTCCACGTCCCCCaccagagacagcctgagtttCGAGGACTTCCTGGACCTCCTGAGCGTCTTCAGTGACACAGCAACCCCAGACATCAAGTCACATTATGCCTTCCGCATCTTTG ACTTCGATGACGATGGGACCCTGGACAGAGACGACCTGAGTCGGCTTGTGAACTGCCTCACAGGAGAGGGCGAGGACACGCGGCTCAGTGCGTCTGAGATGAAGCAGCTCATTGACAAT ATCTTGGAAGAGTCAGACATTGACAGGGATGGGACCATCAATCTCTCCGAGTTCCAGCATGTCATCTCTCGCTCACCAGACTTTGCCAG CTCCTTTAAGATTGTCCTGTGA
- the Cib1 gene encoding calcium and integrin-binding protein 1 isoform X2, translated as MGGSGSRLSKELLAEYQDLTFLTKQEILLAHRRFCELLPPEHRTMEESLHARVSFEQILSLPELKANPFKERICMVFSTSPTRDSLSFEDFLDLLSVFSDTATPDIKSHYAFRIFDFDDDGTLDRDDLSRLVNCLTGEGEDTRLSASEMKQLIDNLL; from the exons ATGGGAGGCTCGGGCAGTCGCCTGTCCAAGGAGCTGCTGGCCGAGTACCAG GACCTGACGTTCCTGACCAAGCAGGAGATTCTCCT GGCCCACCGGCGGTTTTGTGAGTTGCTTCCCCCGGAGCATCGGACCATGGAGGAGTCACTGCACGCCCGAGTGTCATTTGAGCAGATCCTCAGCCTTCCAGAGCTCAAG GCCAACCCGTTCAAGGAGCGAATCTGCATGGTCTTCTCCACGTCCCCCaccagagacagcctgagtttCGAGGACTTCCTGGACCTCCTGAGCGTCTTCAGTGACACAGCAACCCCAGACATCAAGTCACATTATGCCTTCCGCATCTTTG ACTTCGATGACGATGGGACCCTGGACAGAGACGACCTGAGTCGGCTTGTGAACTGCCTCACAGGAGAGGGCGAGGACACGCGGCTCAGTGCGTCTGAGATGAAGCAGCTCATTGACAAT CTCCTTTAA
- the Gdpgp1 gene encoding GDP-D-glucose phosphorylase 1 isoform X3 yields the protein MCRDSGVRFCPQIPTACFVVTADELPLNPIAKCELPAVGTKVAFMAVPHDSQETSYLLPPNPEDWEEQGIPDFVYGQKDLVGKGIQWPRNSPSALDTPPLSRFDSALCSAWRQRAELGLFRYCLEDLQTQILPGSVGFVAQLNIERGVQRRRPQNIRSVRQEFDPDQFNFNKIQPGEVLFRLQRQPNGPAAPKQEDILVMINVSPLEWGHVLLVPEPALGLPQRLLPGVLRAGLEAVLLSSHPGFRVGFNSLGGLASVNHLHLHGYYLAHPLPVEGAPSTPLDPKGCIHLLQVLPAPGFLFYTSGPGPELEALISRVCRATDYLSDHDIAHNLFVTRGTPPGPASSSSDLTGIRVILWAHGVCCIAQASLKLLRSKNSALVS from the exons ATGTGTCGGGACTCGGGCGTTCGGTTCTGTCCACAGATCCCCACTGCCTGTTTCGTCGTCACTGCGGACGAGCTTCCTTTGAACCCTATCGCAAAGTGCGAGCTTCCAGCCGTAGGGACCAAG GTAGCCTTCATGGCTGTGCCACATGATTCACAGGAAACGTCCTATCTGCTGCCTCCGAACCCTGAGGACTGGGAAGAACAAGGCATCCCTGACTTTGTCTACGGACAGAAAGACCTCGTAGGGAAGGGAATTCAGTGGCCAAGGAATTCACCCAGTGCCCTGGACACGCCGCCACTGTCCCGCTTCGACTCTGCCCTCTGCTCTGCGTGGAGGCAGCGGGCGGAACTGGGCCTGTTTCGATACTGCCTAGAAGATCTGCAGACCCAAATCCTGCCTGGTTCCGTGGGATTTGTAGCTCAGCTGAATATAGAGCGAGGGGTACAGAGGAGGCGCCCCCAGAATATCAGAAGTGTGAGACAGGAGTTTGACCCCGACCAGTTTAACTTCAATAAAATCCAACCCGGAGAAGTTCTCTTCCGTCTGCAAAGGCAGCCTAATGGGCCGGCTGCTCCAAAGCAAGAGGACATCCTTGTGATGATCAACGTCAGTCCGCTGGAGTGGGGTCACGTACTGCTGGTGCCTGAGCCTGCTCTTGGGCTCCCCCAGCGCCTGCTGCCGGGAGTGCTGCGGGCCGGGCTTGAAGCTGTGCTACTGAGCTCTCACCCTGGCTTTCGGGTTGGCTTCAACAGCCTGGGAGGTTTGGCCTCTGTGAACCATCTCCACCTGCATGGCTACTACCTGGCCCACCCACTGCCTGTGGAGGGTGCGCCAAGCACACCCCTAGACCCAAAGGGCTGTATACACCTGCTGCAGGTGCTCCCAGCTCCCGGCTTCCTCTTCTACACCAGCGGTCCAGGGCCTGAGTTGGAAGCCTTGATTAGCAGGGTATGCAGGGCTACGGATTACCTGAGTGACCACGACATCGCACATAACTTATTTGTGACCCGGGGAACTCCACCCGGGCCGGCATCGTCTTCCTCAGACCTCACTGGCATCCGAGTCATTCTGTGGGCCC atggaGTCTGCTGTAttgcccaagctagcctcaaactcctcaGATCAAAGAACTCTGCCTTAGTTTCCTGA
- the Gdpgp1 gene encoding GDP-D-glucose phosphorylase 1 isoform X1, with protein MCRDSGVRFCPQIPTACFVVTADELPLNPIAKCELPAVGTKVAFMAVPHDSQETSYLLPPNPEDWEEQGIPDFVYGQKDLVGKGIQWPRNSPSALDTPPLSRFDSALCSAWRQRAELGLFRYCLEDLQTQILPGSVGFVAQLNIERGVQRRRPQNIRSVRQEFDPDQFNFNKIQPGEVLFRLQRQPNGPAAPKQEDILVMINVSPLEWGHVLLVPEPALGLPQRLLPGVLRAGLEAVLLSSHPGFRVGFNSLGGLASVNHLHLHGYYLAHPLPVEGAPSTPLDPKGCIHLLQVLPAPGFLFYTSGPGPELEALISRVCRATDYLSDHDIAHNLFVTRGTPPGPASSSSDLTGIRVILWARKSSFGVKESGAFNVALCELAGHLPVKTSQDFGCLTEAAAVALIQDCLLPRTQADEVQAALVALMAQEEL; from the exons ATGTGTCGGGACTCGGGCGTTCGGTTCTGTCCACAGATCCCCACTGCCTGTTTCGTCGTCACTGCGGACGAGCTTCCTTTGAACCCTATCGCAAAGTGCGAGCTTCCAGCCGTAGGGACCAAG GTAGCCTTCATGGCTGTGCCACATGATTCACAGGAAACGTCCTATCTGCTGCCTCCGAACCCTGAGGACTGGGAAGAACAAGGCATCCCTGACTTTGTCTACGGACAGAAAGACCTCGTAGGGAAGGGAATTCAGTGGCCAAGGAATTCACCCAGTGCCCTGGACACGCCGCCACTGTCCCGCTTCGACTCTGCCCTCTGCTCTGCGTGGAGGCAGCGGGCGGAACTGGGCCTGTTTCGATACTGCCTAGAAGATCTGCAGACCCAAATCCTGCCTGGTTCCGTGGGATTTGTAGCTCAGCTGAATATAGAGCGAGGGGTACAGAGGAGGCGCCCCCAGAATATCAGAAGTGTGAGACAGGAGTTTGACCCCGACCAGTTTAACTTCAATAAAATCCAACCCGGAGAAGTTCTCTTCCGTCTGCAAAGGCAGCCTAATGGGCCGGCTGCTCCAAAGCAAGAGGACATCCTTGTGATGATCAACGTCAGTCCGCTGGAGTGGGGTCACGTACTGCTGGTGCCTGAGCCTGCTCTTGGGCTCCCCCAGCGCCTGCTGCCGGGAGTGCTGCGGGCCGGGCTTGAAGCTGTGCTACTGAGCTCTCACCCTGGCTTTCGGGTTGGCTTCAACAGCCTGGGAGGTTTGGCCTCTGTGAACCATCTCCACCTGCATGGCTACTACCTGGCCCACCCACTGCCTGTGGAGGGTGCGCCAAGCACACCCCTAGACCCAAAGGGCTGTATACACCTGCTGCAGGTGCTCCCAGCTCCCGGCTTCCTCTTCTACACCAGCGGTCCAGGGCCTGAGTTGGAAGCCTTGATTAGCAGGGTATGCAGGGCTACGGATTACCTGAGTGACCACGACATCGCACATAACTTATTTGTGACCCGGGGAACTCCACCCGGGCCGGCATCGTCTTCCTCAGACCTCACTGGCATCCGAGTCATTCTGTGGGCCCGTAAGTCCAGCTTTGGAGTAAAGGAAAGTGGGGCTTTCAATGTTGCACTCTGTGAACTGGCTGGCCACCTACCTGTCAAAACATCCCAGGACTTCGGCTGCTTGACAGAAGCAGCTGCAGTGGCCCTCATTCAGGACTGCCTGCTGCCCCGAACTCAGGCAGATGAGGTGCAGGCAGCGCTGGTGGCCCTGATGGCCCAGGAAGAATTATGA
- the Gdpgp1 gene encoding GDP-D-glucose phosphorylase 1 isoform X2: MAVPHDSQETSYLLPPNPEDWEEQGIPDFVYGQKDLVGKGIQWPRNSPSALDTPPLSRFDSALCSAWRQRAELGLFRYCLEDLQTQILPGSVGFVAQLNIERGVQRRRPQNIRSVRQEFDPDQFNFNKIQPGEVLFRLQRQPNGPAAPKQEDILVMINVSPLEWGHVLLVPEPALGLPQRLLPGVLRAGLEAVLLSSHPGFRVGFNSLGGLASVNHLHLHGYYLAHPLPVEGAPSTPLDPKGCIHLLQVLPAPGFLFYTSGPGPELEALISRVCRATDYLSDHDIAHNLFVTRGTPPGPASSSSDLTGIRVILWARKSSFGVKESGAFNVALCELAGHLPVKTSQDFGCLTEAAAVALIQDCLLPRTQADEVQAALVALMAQEEL, translated from the coding sequence ATGGCTGTGCCACATGATTCACAGGAAACGTCCTATCTGCTGCCTCCGAACCCTGAGGACTGGGAAGAACAAGGCATCCCTGACTTTGTCTACGGACAGAAAGACCTCGTAGGGAAGGGAATTCAGTGGCCAAGGAATTCACCCAGTGCCCTGGACACGCCGCCACTGTCCCGCTTCGACTCTGCCCTCTGCTCTGCGTGGAGGCAGCGGGCGGAACTGGGCCTGTTTCGATACTGCCTAGAAGATCTGCAGACCCAAATCCTGCCTGGTTCCGTGGGATTTGTAGCTCAGCTGAATATAGAGCGAGGGGTACAGAGGAGGCGCCCCCAGAATATCAGAAGTGTGAGACAGGAGTTTGACCCCGACCAGTTTAACTTCAATAAAATCCAACCCGGAGAAGTTCTCTTCCGTCTGCAAAGGCAGCCTAATGGGCCGGCTGCTCCAAAGCAAGAGGACATCCTTGTGATGATCAACGTCAGTCCGCTGGAGTGGGGTCACGTACTGCTGGTGCCTGAGCCTGCTCTTGGGCTCCCCCAGCGCCTGCTGCCGGGAGTGCTGCGGGCCGGGCTTGAAGCTGTGCTACTGAGCTCTCACCCTGGCTTTCGGGTTGGCTTCAACAGCCTGGGAGGTTTGGCCTCTGTGAACCATCTCCACCTGCATGGCTACTACCTGGCCCACCCACTGCCTGTGGAGGGTGCGCCAAGCACACCCCTAGACCCAAAGGGCTGTATACACCTGCTGCAGGTGCTCCCAGCTCCCGGCTTCCTCTTCTACACCAGCGGTCCAGGGCCTGAGTTGGAAGCCTTGATTAGCAGGGTATGCAGGGCTACGGATTACCTGAGTGACCACGACATCGCACATAACTTATTTGTGACCCGGGGAACTCCACCCGGGCCGGCATCGTCTTCCTCAGACCTCACTGGCATCCGAGTCATTCTGTGGGCCCGTAAGTCCAGCTTTGGAGTAAAGGAAAGTGGGGCTTTCAATGTTGCACTCTGTGAACTGGCTGGCCACCTACCTGTCAAAACATCCCAGGACTTCGGCTGCTTGACAGAAGCAGCTGCAGTGGCCCTCATTCAGGACTGCCTGCTGCCCCGAACTCAGGCAGATGAGGTGCAGGCAGCGCTGGTGGCCCTGATGGCCCAGGAAGAATTATGA
- the Ttll13 gene encoding LOW QUALITY PROTEIN: tubulin polyglutamylase TTLL13 (The sequence of the model RefSeq protein was modified relative to this genomic sequence to represent the inferred CDS: substituted 1 base at 1 genomic stop codon), whose product MEPNTCKTSESEEDYVEEEESEEECVREEATSPNASQQALGKPDYKEHENGVALSIVAKKVPKKTISITNIDDLEVGRRKRKRKRRVLAINLTNCKYESVRRAAQMCGLKEVGEDEEWTVYWTDCSVSLERVMDMKRFQKINHFPGMTEICRKDLLARNLNRMQKLYPTEYNIFPRTWCLPADYGEFQAYGRQRKTRTYICKPDSGCQGRGIFITRTPKEIKPGEHMICQQYITKPFLIDGFKFDMRIYVLITSCDPLRIFMYEEGLARFATMPYVEPSHNNLEEVCMHLTNYAINKHNENFVRDDAVGSKRKLSTLNAWLREHSYDPREMWGDIEDIIIKTIISAHSVLRHNYRTCFPQYLCGGTCACFEILGFDILLDHKLKPWLLEVNHSPSFTTDSRLDREVKDALLCDAMNLVNLRGCDKKKVIEEDKRRVKERLFPCHQQPREVRREQIESSQAAMQDQERYEDSHLGGYRRIYPGPDSDKYAPFFKHNGSLFQETAASKAREECARQQLEEIRLKQEQQENPGTKKRKENKDQNQGESAGEKSRARAMTRCFATNLPYRSRNRDKELLPVHLDTMQPQDIIEEEELERMKLLLQRENLIRSLGIVEQLTRMLYPSHRGHRKLHEYRPRFHQDGLGSQELQPVNLVPLVFLRGAASEQVPPHFLQPLRPHELIPRILGPLSSINPAIAQHPRYHLQSRNFNGIGDSAAIGPCSVSMKKSGKHSFSSSRGRLTSQGQASRRLEAINRALTGSVPSTLTPKQGYLLHPERQESDSWTEPSVVNSEHRGANGNLTLCPASAPMLXHSSPLLNIIQHR is encoded by the exons ATGGAGCCCAATACCTGTAAGACCAGTGAATCTGAGGAAGATTATGTTGAGGAAGAGGAGTCTGAGGAAGAGTGCGTTAGAGAGGAAGCTACCAGCCCAAACGCTTCCCAGCAGGCACTTGGAAAGCCTGACTATAAAGAACATGAAAATGGAGTTGCTTTATCTATTGTAGCCAAGAAAGTTCCTAAGAAAACCATAAGTATAACAAACATTGATGATTTGGAAGtcgggaggaggaagagaaagagaaaacgaAG GGTCCTGGCCATCAACCTGACCAACTGCAAGTACGAGAGTG TGCGCCGGGCAGCCCAAATGTGTGGCCTGAAGGAGGTAGGAGAGGATGAAGAGTGGACTGTGTACTGGACAGACTGTTCTGTCTCACTGGAACGAGTCATGGACATGAAGAGGTTTCAG AAAATCAACCACTTCCCTGGCATGACAGAAATCTGCCGCAAAGACCTGCTGGCTCGGAACCTCAACCGCATGCAGAAGCTCTACCCTACTGAGTACAACATCTTCCCACGAACCTGGTGCCTCCCTGCAGA CTATGGGGAGTTCCAGGCCTACGGTCGTCAGCGGAAAACCCGCACTTATATCTGCAAGCCAGATAGCGGCTGTCAGGGGCGTGGCATCTTTATCACCAGAACCCCCAAGGAAATCAAGCCAGGAGAGCATATGATCTGCCAACAGTACATCACCAAG CCCTTCCTCATTGATGGCTTCAAGTTTGACATGCGAATCTATGTTCTGATCACTTCCTGTGACCCTCTCCGGATCTTCATGTATGAGGAAGGCCTGGCCCGTTTTGCCACCATGCCGTATGTGGAGCCTAGCCATAACAACCTG GAGGAGGTCTGCATGCACCTGACCAACTACGCGATCAATAAACACAATGAGAATTTTGTCCGAGATGATGCCGTGGGCAGCAAGAG GAAGCTGTCGACACTCAATGCCTGGCTGCGAGAACACAGCTATGACCCCCGAGAGATGTGGGGGGACATCGAAGACATCATCATCAAAACCATCATCTCAGCCCACTCTGTTCTTCGCCACAACTATCGCACCTGCTTCCCCCAATACCTGTGTGGAGGCACATGCGCCTGCTTTGAGATCCTGGGCTTTGACATCTTACTGGACCACAAGCTCAAGCCCTGGCTTCTAGAG GTAAACCACTCCCCAAGCTTCACCACAGACTCCCGCCTGGATCGAGAGGTGAAGGATGCACTTCTCTGTGACGCCATGAACCTCGTCAACCTCCGGGGATGTGACAAAAAGAAGGTGATTGAAGAAGACAAGCGTCGAGTCAAGGAACGGCTTTTCCCATGCCACCAACAGCCACGAGAAGTCAG GCGAGAACAGATCGAGTCATCCCAGGCCGCCATGCAGGACCAGGAACGCTATGAAGATTCCCACCTGGGGGGATACCGGCGGATCTACCCCGGGCCTGATTCAGACAAATATGCGCCCTTCTTCAAGCACAATGGCTCCCTGTTCCAGGAGACTGCTGCCTCCAAGGCCAGAGAGGAGTGTGCCAG GCAGCAACTAGAAGAGATTCGCCTAAAGCAGGAACAGCAGGAGAACCCAGGCACCAAGAAGCGAAAGGAAAACAAGGACCAGAACCAGGGTGAATCAGCTGGGGAGAAAAGCCGTGCCAGAGCAATGACACGGTGCTTTGCCACCAACTTGCCTTACAGGAGCCGGAACCGGGACAAAGAG CTGCTCCCAGTACACCTGGACACTATGCAGCCTCAGGACATTATAGAAGAGGAAGAGCTTGAGCGGATGAAGCTCCTGTTACAAAGAGAGAATCTCATCCGAAGCCTGGGTATTGTAGAGCAGCTCACCCGCATGCTGTACCCCAGCCACCGGGGCCACAGAAAGCTTCATGAGTATCGG CCTAGATTTCACCAGGACGGGCTGGGCAGTCAAGAACTGCAACCTGTGAATTTGGTCCCACTGGTGTTCCTGAGAGGGGCTGCCTCAGAGCAGGTCCCTCCTCATTTCCTGCAACCACTCCGGCCCCACGAATTGATCCCCAGGATCTTAGGGCCACTATCAAGCATCAATCCCGCAATTGCACAGCATCCCCGGTACCATCTGCAGTCCAGGAACTTCAACGGGATAGGAGATTCAGCAGCCATTGGTCCCTGTTCAGTGTCAATGAAGAAATCTGGGAAGCACTCTTTTTCCAGCTCTAGAGGCAGGCTCACTAGCC AAGGCCAAGCCAGCAGAAGGCTAGAAGCCATAAACCGAGCCCTGACTGGATCAGTGCCATCCACTTTAACCCCAAAGCAGGGCTATCTTCTGCATCCCGAAAGACAGGAAAGTGACTCATGGACCGAGCCCTCCGTGGTAAACTCTGAACACAGAGGAGCCAATGGGAACCTCACCCTATGCCCAGCCTCTGCACCAATGCTGTAGCATTCCAGCCCACTCCTTAACATCATCCAACACAGGTAA